One segment of Haloplanus natans DSM 17983 DNA contains the following:
- a CDS encoding BrxA family protein — MCGLLVGRAEELARLYAEHGNWNDVEEGWFGERLSNRSTRGSSQKIYRILTSRFKNAPAALPNPSALPAIFDECKTTRDTAQILSLYLIADDALVRYVVHEYVARVAHGKTDPLEFSNETLTRILDRLECSDGSGFDYAESTTERWCEGFRSVMREIGVLDGQRATVGEPPSIGDVPLLVSMDYSYGADEEWLTAPRGLLYLFQPADRWTELFDRVASTEAWEYLERHGELDFRPTDEPYSWVQDGGSA; from the coding sequence ATGTGTGGCCTGCTCGTCGGGCGAGCTGAGGAACTCGCTCGACTCTACGCCGAGCACGGCAACTGGAACGATGTCGAAGAGGGATGGTTCGGCGAACGGTTATCCAACCGGAGTACGAGAGGGAGTTCACAGAAGATCTATCGTATCCTGACATCGCGGTTCAAAAACGCTCCCGCCGCGCTCCCGAATCCGAGTGCGCTTCCAGCAATCTTCGACGAGTGCAAGACGACGCGTGATACGGCCCAGATTCTCTCCCTGTACCTGATCGCGGACGATGCACTCGTCCGCTATGTCGTCCACGAATACGTCGCTCGTGTTGCGCACGGGAAGACGGACCCGCTCGAGTTCTCGAACGAGACGCTCACCCGGATCCTCGATCGGCTCGAATGTTCTGACGGGAGCGGTTTCGACTATGCGGAGTCGACCACCGAGCGATGGTGCGAAGGGTTCCGGTCGGTGATGCGTGAAATCGGTGTCCTCGACGGGCAGCGGGCCACCGTGGGTGAACCCCCTTCGATAGGCGATGTTCCGCTGCTCGTCTCGATGGACTACTCGTACGGAGCCGACGAGGAGTGGCTCACTGCGCCACGCGGGCTACTGTATCTCTTCCAGCCGGCGGATCGGTGGACGGAACTTTTCGACCGCGTCGCCAGCACTGAGGCGTGGGAGTATCTGGAGCGTCATGGTGAACTCGACTTCCGTCCCACAGACGAGCCGTACTCGTGGGTGCAAGACGGGGGGAGTGCCTAA
- a CDS encoding universal stress protein translates to MPPSHVLVPLDGSPLADAALAEALSLFDCRLTVLNVVTPLDAGMSEGGILDAGEDRRESARDRAERLVERARSRAAEADCTVDTVVRAGDPAETILDSVDEHGIDRIVMGGHGGERNAVARRLLGTVATTVVGEAPVTVTVVR, encoded by the coding sequence ATGCCCCCATCTCACGTCCTCGTCCCCCTCGATGGCTCGCCGCTCGCGGACGCCGCGCTCGCGGAGGCGCTTTCCCTGTTCGACTGCCGGCTCACGGTCCTGAACGTCGTGACACCGCTCGACGCGGGCATGAGCGAGGGTGGGATCCTCGACGCGGGCGAGGACCGTCGCGAGAGCGCACGCGACCGGGCCGAGCGTCTCGTCGAGCGGGCGCGGTCCCGGGCGGCCGAGGCCGATTGCACCGTCGACACCGTCGTCCGAGCCGGCGATCCGGCCGAGACGATCCTCGACTCCGTCGACGAGCACGGTATCGACCGGATCGTGATGGGCGGGCACGGCGGCGAGCGCAACGCCGTTGCCCGCCGACTGCTTGGCACCGTCGCGACGACCGTCGTCGGCGAGGCGCCGGTGACGGTGACGGTCGTTCGTTGA
- a CDS encoding inorganic phosphate transporter: MPGLGFWALVVLATLTSLITAWALGANSNSPPFAPAIGANAISTMRAAFLIGILAALGALTQGGAISETVGSGLVGGVQITSLAATAGLLTATGFMALGVYTGYPIPAAFATTGAMVGVGLSLGGDPAIDTYRRIATFWALVPPASGGLAYLTATVLRRDDIPETVGVPLLAAVVGGIVANVELAVIPSPPTATQSSIAGFLARQVSAPSVGSVDSAVVLVTLVAAAASFQFIRRRTQASVEGGVRTFLVLLGSVVAFSSGGSQVGLATGPLENLYGTELGLPGIVLLTLGATGILAGAWMGAPRLLQATSREYAQLGVRRSIAALVPGFIIAQLAIALGIPISFNNIIISGVIGGGLAGGSAGVSRRKIGVTLAFWLITLVASIAVGFGLYRAFAAGLG, translated from the coding sequence GTGCCCGGACTCGGCTTCTGGGCGCTCGTCGTCCTCGCGACACTCACCAGCCTCATCACGGCCTGGGCGCTCGGCGCCAACAGCAACTCACCACCGTTCGCCCCCGCCATCGGCGCCAACGCCATCTCGACGATGCGTGCCGCCTTCCTCATCGGCATCCTCGCCGCGCTCGGCGCCTTGACCCAAGGCGGCGCCATCTCCGAGACGGTCGGCTCCGGCCTCGTCGGCGGCGTCCAGATCACGTCGCTGGCGGCGACGGCCGGCCTGCTCACCGCGACGGGCTTCATGGCCCTCGGCGTCTACACCGGCTACCCCATCCCCGCGGCCTTTGCCACCACCGGCGCGATGGTCGGCGTCGGCCTCTCGCTCGGCGGCGACCCCGCTATCGACACCTACCGCCGTATCGCGACGTTCTGGGCGCTCGTCCCGCCCGCGTCCGGCGGCCTCGCCTACCTCACCGCGACCGTCCTCCGACGCGACGACATCCCCGAAACCGTCGGCGTCCCGCTGCTCGCGGCCGTCGTCGGCGGTATCGTCGCCAACGTGGAACTCGCCGTGATCCCGTCGCCCCCTACCGCGACCCAGAGCTCCATCGCCGGCTTTCTCGCACGACAGGTCTCGGCACCGTCCGTCGGCTCGGTCGATTCCGCCGTCGTCCTCGTCACGCTCGTCGCCGCGGCGGCGAGCTTCCAGTTCATCCGCCGACGGACGCAGGCCTCCGTCGAGGGTGGCGTCCGCACCTTCCTCGTCCTCCTCGGGAGCGTCGTCGCGTTCTCCAGCGGGGGCAGTCAGGTCGGTCTCGCGACCGGGCCCCTAGAGAACCTCTACGGCACCGAACTCGGCCTGCCCGGTATCGTCCTCCTCACCCTCGGCGCGACGGGCATCCTCGCCGGCGCGTGGATGGGCGCCCCCCGACTCCTCCAGGCCACCTCGCGGGAGTACGCCCAACTCGGCGTCCGCCGATCCATCGCCGCCCTGGTGCCCGGATTCATCATCGCCCAACTGGCCATCGCGCTCGGCATCCCCATCTCCTTCAACAACATCATCATCTCGGGGGTCATCGGCGGCGGCCTCGCCGGCGGCTCGGCGGGCGTCTCGAGGCGGAAAATCGGTGTCACCCTCGCGTTCTGGCTGATCACGCTCGTCGCCTCCATCGCGGTCGGCTTCGGCCTCTACCGCGCCTTCGCGGCCGGCCTCGGCTAA
- a CDS encoding RNA ligase partner protein produces MSGSLPRQRFVLDTSLFLTEEIRREDESLEAAVRRLLDLVATARLELNISCYVPPSIHDELVAMLRDRDIDDEVFSRLDTWVVRKSPDRYGVTIPANIVYDFIDEMSDRVDRGLRVSEEALREVEQLSPEDLTADDPNEYMTAADRVLSNMRDKYRRALRKGVLDSREDFDLLVLARELDAGVVTEDRGIVSWADEFGLRYVRGGQFPRLLAEYLRATGVGDES; encoded by the coding sequence ATGTCCGGGTCGCTCCCACGCCAGCGGTTCGTCCTCGATACGTCCCTGTTTCTCACCGAGGAGATCCGCCGCGAGGACGAGTCACTGGAGGCGGCCGTCCGCCGACTGCTCGACCTCGTGGCGACGGCCCGCCTCGAACTCAACATCTCCTGTTACGTCCCGCCCTCGATCCACGACGAACTCGTGGCGATGCTCCGGGACCGCGACATCGACGACGAGGTGTTCTCCCGACTCGACACCTGGGTGGTGCGCAAGAGCCCGGATCGCTACGGCGTGACCATCCCCGCCAACATCGTCTACGACTTCATCGACGAGATGAGCGACCGGGTCGACCGCGGCCTCCGCGTCTCCGAGGAGGCGCTCCGCGAAGTCGAACAGCTCTCGCCCGAGGATCTGACCGCCGACGACCCGAACGAGTATATGACCGCCGCGGACCGCGTCCTCTCCAACATGCGCGATAAGTACCGCCGGGCGCTCAGGAAGGGCGTCCTCGACTCCCGGGAGGACTTCGACCTGCTCGTTCTCGCGCGCGAACTCGACGCCGGCGTCGTCACCGAGGATCGTGGCATCGTCTCCTGGGCCGACGAGTTCGGCCTCCGGTACGTCCGCGGCGGGCAGTTCCCACGGCTCTTAGCGGAGTACCTGCGAGCGACCGGCGTCGGTGATGAGTCGTGA
- a CDS encoding DCC1-like thiol-disulfide oxidoreductase family protein encodes MEPTFVYDDDCGFCTWWADQFARRTDLRIVGFAELDDDLQARLPADYTDCAHLVTDDAVYSCGAAIEEALVRTEEGAEARHLVDFLRQFDDYTDLRERAYRFAADRRDTLGLVVSKTPPARRDRDDDTRDRP; translated from the coding sequence ATGGAACCGACGTTCGTCTACGACGACGACTGCGGATTCTGCACGTGGTGGGCCGACCAGTTCGCGCGACGGACCGACCTGCGGATCGTCGGCTTCGCCGAACTCGACGACGACCTGCAGGCACGACTGCCCGCGGACTACACGGACTGCGCGCATCTGGTGACCGACGACGCCGTCTACTCCTGTGGCGCGGCCATCGAGGAGGCGCTGGTGCGGACGGAGGAAGGTGCCGAGGCACGACATCTCGTCGACTTCCTCCGACAGTTCGACGACTACACCGACCTCCGCGAGCGGGCGTATCGCTTCGCCGCCGACCGGCGCGACACGCTAGGGCTCGTCGTTTCGAAGACGCCGCCGGCGCGGCGGGACCGCGACGACGACACCCGGGACCGTCCGTAG
- a CDS encoding hydrogenase maturation protease, with the protein MEILVACMGNLLRGDDGFGVAVADALRDRDFPASVDIVEVGISGVSMAQELLDEYDAFVLVDAMETGDDPGTVSVSRASVPDIDQYSDREVASFAADMHQTDPSKILVLGEALGVLPDVVVLVGCEPTDTDELTDRLSRPVREAVPEGADQVERIVDELVRQ; encoded by the coding sequence ATGGAGATACTGGTCGCGTGTATGGGGAATCTCCTGCGTGGCGACGATGGATTCGGCGTGGCAGTGGCGGATGCGCTCCGTGACCGGGACTTTCCGGCGTCGGTCGACATCGTCGAAGTCGGCATTTCGGGCGTCAGTATGGCACAGGAGTTACTCGACGAATACGACGCATTCGTCCTCGTCGATGCGATGGAAACGGGCGACGACCCCGGAACGGTCAGTGTCAGTCGGGCGTCGGTTCCGGACATCGACCAGTACTCCGACCGCGAGGTTGCGAGCTTTGCGGCGGACATGCACCAGACCGATCCCTCGAAGATACTCGTGTTGGGCGAGGCGCTCGGCGTCCTGCCGGACGTCGTCGTCTTGGTCGGGTGTGAGCCGACCGATACCGACGAACTCACCGACCGATTGAGCCGTCCCGTCCGCGAGGCGGTGCCGGAGGGCGCCGATCAGGTCGAACGGATCGTCGACGAACTCGTTCGCCAGTGA
- a CDS encoding hydrogenase small subunit, which produces MSAGGKTPEADAASEATEFDAIDVFWLPGEACDGCSISTLGATDPPIEDLLRGHVPHLPQINLHHHELAVESGTAYVDGMRDAVAGERDPYIVVVEGSVPNERLIDGDGYWVSMGKDEQGDPVRTVDWLDRLAPGAAAVVAIGTCATWGGVPAAQGNVTDAMGTMDYLGRDYRSELDLPVINVPGCAPVGDNFIETVAHLLLHVGGFGPPPELDELGRPTWLFGETVHRNCERGAYYEEGDFAEEYGSEKCLVSKGCWGPTVKCNMPSRRNIEGVGGCMNMGGKCIGCTMPGFPDKFTPFFKKPPGSKVSTVSSSILGGIMSKLRRKSMKNLDTSTRWESPGITERMYQWQLKRGSTYDSDRGLERRPGGKTGDD; this is translated from the coding sequence ATGAGTGCAGGTGGCAAAACACCGGAGGCCGACGCCGCCTCCGAAGCGACGGAATTCGACGCTATCGACGTATTCTGGCTCCCCGGCGAGGCCTGTGACGGCTGTTCGATATCGACGCTCGGGGCGACGGACCCACCGATCGAGGACCTCCTCCGTGGCCACGTCCCACATCTGCCACAGATAAACCTTCACCATCACGAACTGGCCGTCGAATCGGGGACCGCGTACGTCGACGGGATGCGAGACGCCGTAGCCGGCGAACGTGACCCGTACATCGTCGTCGTCGAGGGGAGCGTTCCGAACGAACGTCTCATCGACGGCGACGGCTACTGGGTATCGATGGGGAAAGACGAGCAGGGCGACCCGGTTAGGACCGTCGACTGGCTCGACCGACTCGCCCCCGGCGCCGCGGCCGTCGTCGCCATCGGAACGTGTGCGACGTGGGGTGGCGTCCCCGCTGCCCAGGGGAACGTCACGGACGCGATGGGCACGATGGACTATCTGGGTCGGGACTACCGGAGCGAACTGGACCTCCCGGTGATCAACGTGCCCGGCTGTGCGCCCGTCGGGGACAACTTCATCGAGACGGTCGCCCATCTCCTCTTACACGTCGGCGGGTTCGGGCCACCGCCCGAACTGGACGAACTCGGGCGACCGACGTGGCTCTTCGGCGAAACCGTCCACCGGAACTGTGAACGCGGGGCCTACTACGAGGAAGGCGACTTCGCCGAGGAGTACGGCAGCGAAAAGTGCCTCGTCAGCAAGGGATGCTGGGGGCCGACGGTCAAATGTAATATGCCCTCCCGTCGAAACATCGAGGGCGTCGGCGGGTGCATGAACATGGGGGGCAAGTGTATCGGCTGTACGATGCCCGGGTTCCCTGATAAGTTCACGCCGTTTTTCAAGAAGCCGCCGGGGTCGAAAGTATCGACCGTCAGCTCCTCGATACTGGGCGGGATCATGTCCAAACTCCGACGCAAGTCGATGAAGAACCTCGATACGTCGACCCGCTGGGAGAGCCCCGGGATAACCGAGCGGATGTACCAGTGGCAGCTCAAACGCGGCTCGACCTACGACTCCGACCGCGGACTCGAACGCCGACCCGGCGGGAAGACGGGGGACGACTGA
- a CDS encoding nickel-dependent hydrogenase large subunit has protein sequence MFEHLPITRADDGSYRTVDGGTFRVDETHRSTAERVADMTGGDDAVHPDGAGLHEADPERDEQLHDIDIDPVTRVAGSLAFHANVDLEERTVREAHAQATLFRGYEIILEGRDPRDAIDLSSRACGVCGAVHSICSSMALEMALPVEPPPMGVWARNMGQAAAFLYDNSLHLHLLAGPDYSAAMMADTNPDLLATARETAAPHADIHGYETVGEIMEGLNPLEGDLYLSALEKTRDARQMASLMLGKYPHPSTIAPGGVTTTLSRSSFTQFYTRLDDMFDWAKQVAYLWDDLMDFMLEEQAGFEHVGEHPKNMIGTGVYDDPDVYNARYEDADEWGNARLATPGVVVDGELVTTNLTEIDIGMEEFVDHAYYEDWTDEAVPFETSPAGDPLSPYHPWNKETRPKPDGKSWRERYTWGTAPRWDRHTMECCPHARLWITALAEEVDNPFIRPTGDGIEFDLPEADLEAMTLRWDVPDRLNAAERLRGKAYALAHHALVCYTGFIESLELLKGGEDAVHTEFSIPKRGTHRGVGFWEAGRGFLTHHLTLEDGLIDNYQIVTPSTWNSSPTGPFGQSGPFEVGAMNTPILEDFDGEDDFSAIDILRGVRSFDPCMPCTVHMYTAGGNDVISENVTMTTCGCSTGSDDKPAEVTLREMLADD, from the coding sequence ATGTTCGAGCATCTGCCGATAACGCGAGCCGACGACGGATCGTACAGAACGGTCGACGGCGGAACGTTCCGCGTCGACGAGACACACCGCTCGACCGCCGAGCGGGTCGCCGACATGACCGGCGGGGACGACGCGGTTCATCCCGACGGTGCCGGGCTGCACGAAGCCGACCCGGAGCGCGACGAACAACTCCACGACATCGACATCGACCCCGTGACGCGGGTCGCCGGCTCGCTCGCGTTCCACGCCAACGTCGACCTGGAGGAGCGGACCGTCCGCGAGGCACACGCCCAGGCGACGCTGTTCCGGGGCTACGAAATCATTCTCGAGGGCCGCGACCCCCGGGATGCGATCGACCTTTCGAGTCGGGCGTGTGGCGTCTGTGGCGCCGTCCACTCCATCTGTTCGTCCATGGCACTCGAGATGGCGCTACCGGTCGAACCGCCGCCGATGGGGGTCTGGGCACGGAACATGGGGCAGGCTGCCGCCTTCCTCTACGACAACTCCCTCCACCTGCATCTGCTGGCGGGCCCGGACTACTCGGCGGCGATGATGGCGGATACGAACCCCGACCTGCTCGCGACGGCTCGGGAGACGGCGGCGCCCCACGCCGACATTCACGGCTACGAGACGGTCGGCGAGATCATGGAGGGGTTGAACCCGCTCGAGGGCGACCTGTATCTCTCGGCGCTCGAGAAGACGCGCGACGCCCGCCAGATGGCGTCGCTCATGCTCGGCAAGTACCCACACCCGTCGACCATCGCCCCGGGTGGCGTGACGACGACGCTCTCGCGGTCCTCGTTCACGCAGTTCTACACCCGCCTCGACGACATGTTCGACTGGGCGAAGCAGGTGGCCTACCTGTGGGACGACCTCATGGACTTCATGCTCGAAGAGCAGGCCGGATTCGAACACGTCGGCGAACATCCGAAAAACATGATCGGGACCGGCGTCTACGACGATCCCGACGTCTACAACGCCCGGTACGAAGACGCCGACGAGTGGGGCAACGCCCGACTCGCGACGCCGGGGGTCGTCGTCGACGGCGAACTGGTGACGACCAACCTGACCGAGATCGATATCGGGATGGAGGAGTTCGTCGACCACGCCTACTACGAGGACTGGACCGACGAGGCCGTGCCGTTCGAAACGTCTCCGGCCGGCGATCCGCTCAGTCCGTACCACCCGTGGAACAAGGAAACGCGGCCGAAACCCGACGGCAAGTCCTGGCGGGAACGGTACACGTGGGGTACGGCGCCGCGCTGGGACCGTCACACGATGGAGTGTTGTCCACACGCCCGTCTGTGGATCACCGCCCTCGCCGAGGAGGTGGACAATCCCTTCATTCGACCGACCGGCGACGGCATCGAGTTCGACCTGCCGGAGGCGGACCTCGAAGCGATGACGCTCCGGTGGGACGTTCCGGACCGTCTCAACGCCGCCGAGCGACTCCGTGGGAAAGCCTACGCGCTGGCTCACCACGCGCTCGTGTGTTATACGGGCTTCATCGAGTCCCTCGAGTTGTTGAAAGGGGGCGAGGATGCCGTCCACACCGAGTTCTCGATCCCGAAGCGCGGCACCCACCGGGGGGTGGGATTCTGGGAGGCCGGCCGCGGCTTCCTCACCCACCACCTCACCCTCGAGGACGGCCTCATCGACAACTATCAGATCGTTACGCCGAGTACGTGGAACTCGTCGCCGACCGGCCCGTTCGGACAGTCCGGACCCTTCGAAGTCGGGGCGATGAACACGCCGATCCTCGAGGACTTCGACGGCGAGGACGACTTCTCGGCGATCGACATCCTGCGCGGCGTCCGGAGTTTCGATCCGTGTATGCCCTGTACCGTTCACATGTACACGGCCGGCGGGAACGACGTCATCAGCGAGAACGTGACGATGACGACCTGTGGCTGTTCGACCGGTTCGGACGACAAGCCGGCCGAGGTCACGCTCAGGGAGATGCTCGCCGACGACTGA
- a CDS encoding DUF7124 domain-containing protein, translating to MSPEGSTDMTLVFRDAALAELSDPPAAVEDAKRWTRYVGVVADGSPEALLAALDRRDVAVDFVGEDPIADLASVRQRFPTDRHVFVGRSDEDRRTARSLGLEFLPLSEAAQKAGWTRHSGE from the coding sequence ATGTCTCCCGAGGGCTCGACCGATATGACGCTCGTCTTCCGGGATGCCGCACTGGCGGAGCTATCGGACCCGCCCGCGGCGGTCGAAGACGCGAAGCGCTGGACCCGGTACGTCGGTGTCGTCGCCGATGGCTCGCCGGAGGCGCTGCTCGCTGCGCTTGACCGTCGAGACGTGGCGGTCGACTTCGTCGGCGAGGACCCGATCGCCGACCTCGCGAGCGTTCGCCAGCGATTTCCGACGGACCGTCACGTGTTCGTCGGCCGGTCCGACGAGGATCGACGCACCGCACGGTCGCTCGGTCTTGAGTTCCTTCCGCTCAGCGAGGCGGCCCAAAAGGCCGGGTGGACGCGTCACTCCGGGGAGTAG
- a CDS encoding ATP-binding protein encodes MKVAVSGKGGSGKTTISGTLARACASKGYEVLAIDDDENPNLSLTVGVPREQSVPPVPNDLLERVELPSGETELELSKSPEEIIEQHGTAAPDGIRLLKMGEVDHAGSGCMCRAHSTAREVLSGVVETRDEVTVMDMVAGVEHLGRGTTKDVDTLLVVVEPYYKSLETGRRTRDLAAELGIPEVNVVANKVRDDDDRAAIEEFCDNNDLTITSVVPYDDAVRRADQEGTAPYDYDPNAPAVTAVADLADDLLSTHD; translated from the coding sequence ATGAAGGTAGCTGTCTCCGGCAAAGGTGGCTCCGGAAAAACGACGATTTCCGGGACGCTCGCGCGTGCCTGTGCATCGAAGGGGTACGAGGTACTCGCTATCGACGACGACGAGAATCCGAACCTCTCGCTGACCGTCGGCGTGCCACGCGAACAGTCCGTCCCCCCGGTTCCCAACGACCTACTCGAACGCGTCGAGTTGCCGAGCGGGGAGACGGAACTGGAGCTGAGCAAATCCCCCGAGGAGATCATCGAGCAGCACGGGACGGCGGCGCCGGACGGGATTCGACTCCTCAAGATGGGCGAGGTCGATCACGCCGGAAGCGGATGCATGTGCCGGGCCCACTCCACTGCCCGGGAGGTGCTCTCGGGGGTCGTCGAGACCCGCGACGAAGTGACCGTCATGGATATGGTCGCCGGCGTCGAGCATCTCGGACGGGGGACGACCAAGGACGTAGACACCTTGCTCGTCGTCGTCGAGCCGTATTACAAGTCGCTGGAGACGGGTCGGCGCACCCGCGACCTGGCAGCGGAACTCGGCATCCCCGAGGTGAACGTCGTCGCGAACAAAGTCCGTGACGACGACGACCGGGCGGCGATCGAGGAGTTCTGCGACAACAACGACCTCACAATCACGTCGGTCGTACCGTACGACGACGCGGTGAGACGGGCCGACCAGGAGGGGACCGCGCCCTACGATTACGATCCGAACGCGCCGGCCGTCACCGCGGTCGCGGACCTGGCGGACGACCTCCTGTCGACACACGACTGA
- the hypE gene encoding hydrogenase expression/formation protein HypE, with translation MTDGGFESDAVVTLEQGAGGKAMRDLVSGILTAGFPDDSLEVGREAMDDGAVVPIGDRNAVFTTDSHVVHPPFFPGGDIGRLAVSGTVNDLAVMGATDVRALSSAVVVEAGYPESDLGRIADSMAQACREADAAIVTGDTKVMGHGDLDGIVVTTTGVGVADHVVGDDGLAPDDVLVSTGEVGRHGVALLAEREGIEFGTTVESDVRPVNGVVDRALSVAGAAVTAMKDPTRMGLAGAASEMARKSGVGIELRQDRIPVPPEVKGASEMLGLNPLQIANEGIALLGVRPTAAADVLAALRSHPDGEDAAAIGKAIDDEHGRVLLDTGLGTRYLREPATEPAPRIC, from the coding sequence ATGACCGACGGGGGCTTCGAATCCGACGCGGTCGTGACGCTCGAACAGGGGGCCGGCGGCAAAGCCATGCGCGACCTCGTGTCGGGGATTCTCACCGCCGGGTTCCCCGACGACTCCCTCGAGGTCGGACGCGAGGCGATGGACGACGGCGCCGTCGTGCCGATCGGCGACCGAAACGCGGTCTTCACGACGGACAGTCACGTGGTCCACCCGCCGTTTTTTCCCGGCGGGGACATCGGCCGGCTCGCCGTCTCGGGGACCGTCAACGACCTCGCAGTCATGGGCGCGACGGACGTCCGAGCGCTCTCGAGTGCCGTCGTCGTCGAGGCCGGATACCCCGAATCGGATCTCGGACGGATCGCGGACTCGATGGCGCAGGCGTGCCGCGAGGCCGACGCCGCAATCGTCACCGGCGATACCAAAGTGATGGGTCACGGCGACCTCGACGGTATCGTGGTTACCACGACCGGCGTCGGCGTGGCCGACCACGTCGTCGGCGACGACGGCCTCGCTCCGGACGACGTGCTCGTAAGTACCGGCGAGGTCGGGCGCCACGGCGTCGCACTGCTCGCGGAGCGTGAGGGGATCGAGTTCGGGACGACGGTGGAGTCGGACGTACGGCCCGTAAACGGCGTTGTCGACCGTGCGTTGTCGGTCGCTGGGGCGGCTGTGACGGCGATGAAAGATCCGACGCGGATGGGACTGGCCGGCGCCGCGAGCGAGATGGCGAGGAAAAGCGGCGTCGGGATCGAACTCAGACAGGACCGGATTCCCGTCCCCCCGGAGGTGAAAGGTGCCAGCGAAATGCTCGGCCTGAACCCGCTTCAGATCGCAAACGAGGGTATCGCACTCCTCGGCGTCAGGCCGACGGCGGCGGCGGACGTACTCGCGGCGCTCCGCTCCCATCCCGACGGCGAAGACGCCGCAGCCATCGGAAAGGCCATCGACGACGAACACGGGCGTGTCCTCCTCGATACGGGGCTGGGGACGCGATACCTGCGCGAACCGGCGACCGAACCAGCACCACGGATCTGCTGA
- the hypD gene encoding hydrogenase formation protein HypD: MSDREPVPGGPTGGVAGPSDGENALEFRDPEKADALAERAEELVADIDADEVSVMHVCGSHEQSIAKFGLRSMLPEGLDLRMGPGCPVCVTDMPEVDEAVALANAGHTITTYGDMLHVPGTSVSLSDARAAGADVRVVYSAAEAVDIAEETDGDVVFFATGFETTAAPTAAIVRDDPPENFWVLSAHKYVPPAMEVVAAMPETDVDGFLAAGNAATITGWGLFEELVDETNTPITVGGFEPLDVLAGLVVLLRDIRDGDVTVRNAYPRCVTEQGNEPAQKQLWNVFTTESGEWRGIAHIPDANLVLRDEYAHVNARERFEIDTTSLAAGGSSLVDDCICGDIMAGRADPTDCDMFGEECTPEDPVGACMVSSEGTCKIWHEYGGRPDL; this comes from the coding sequence ATGTCTGATCGTGAGCCCGTTCCCGGGGGGCCGACCGGTGGCGTGGCGGGCCCGAGCGACGGCGAGAACGCGCTCGAATTCCGTGATCCCGAGAAGGCGGACGCGCTGGCCGAGCGAGCCGAGGAACTCGTCGCGGACATCGATGCGGACGAGGTCAGCGTCATGCACGTCTGTGGCAGCCACGAGCAGTCTATCGCCAAGTTCGGCCTCCGAAGCATGCTCCCCGAGGGACTCGATCTTCGTATGGGGCCGGGCTGTCCGGTCTGTGTAACTGACATGCCCGAGGTCGACGAGGCAGTCGCGCTGGCGAACGCCGGCCACACCATCACGACCTACGGCGACATGCTCCACGTCCCCGGGACGTCCGTCTCGTTGAGCGATGCCCGGGCAGCGGGTGCGGACGTCCGGGTGGTCTACAGTGCCGCCGAAGCGGTCGACATCGCCGAGGAGACGGACGGCGACGTGGTCTTTTTCGCGACGGGGTTCGAGACGACTGCGGCGCCGACCGCGGCGATCGTCAGGGACGATCCGCCGGAGAACTTCTGGGTTCTGAGCGCCCACAAGTACGTCCCGCCCGCCATGGAGGTCGTGGCTGCGATGCCCGAAACCGACGTCGACGGGTTCCTCGCGGCCGGGAACGCGGCCACGATCACCGGCTGGGGGCTGTTCGAGGAACTCGTCGACGAGACGAACACGCCGATCACCGTGGGTGGATTCGAACCGCTCGACGTTCTCGCGGGCTTGGTCGTGCTGTTGCGAGACATCCGTGACGGGGACGTGACGGTTCGGAACGCCTACCCGCGGTGTGTCACCGAGCAGGGCAACGAACCCGCACAGAAACAGCTGTGGAACGTCTTCACGACCGAGAGCGGCGAGTGGCGTGGGATCGCACACATCCCCGACGCCAATCTCGTCTTGCGGGACGAATACGCACACGTTAACGCGCGCGAGCGGTTCGAGATAGACACCACGTCACTCGCTGCGGGCGGCTCGTCGCTCGTGGACGACTGTATCTGCGGCGACATCATGGCCGGGCGTGCCGACCCGACCGACTGCGATATGTTCGGCGAGGAGTGCACCCCCGAAGACCCCGTCGGCGCGTGTATGGTTTCGAGCGAAGGAACCTGTAAGATCTGGCACGAGTACGGCGGGCGCCCCGATCTATGA